The Flammeovirga agarivorans genome has a window encoding:
- a CDS encoding Crp/Fnr family transcriptional regulator, which produces MEELKKSIIKTYSIPEAIVDDFISYWETISIPKGTILSEPDRTDKYLYFTLSGYQKAYYVVDGKQCIISFTQPNHFTCAPESFLTNKPSKYYFECITDSVFYRLSYRDFILNTEKHQHIQRFFMEALMGLVNNITDRFIKQTSLTIEEKYKDFMNKNAQLIHHIPQKDIANFLSINPTNFSKLINKVPIQ; this is translated from the coding sequence ATGGAAGAACTAAAAAAATCTATCATCAAAACATACAGTATTCCCGAGGCAATAGTCGATGACTTTATTTCGTATTGGGAGACCATTTCTATTCCCAAGGGAACTATTTTATCAGAACCTGATAGAACTGATAAGTATTTATATTTTACCCTATCAGGGTATCAAAAAGCTTACTATGTAGTAGATGGTAAACAATGTATTATTTCATTTACACAACCCAACCATTTCACTTGTGCTCCAGAATCTTTTCTCACTAATAAACCTTCGAAATATTACTTTGAATGCATTACCGATAGTGTATTCTATCGACTCTCCTATCGAGATTTTATACTCAATACAGAGAAACATCAACATATACAACGATTTTTCATGGAAGCATTAATGGGTTTAGTTAATAATATAACTGATCGATTTATCAAACAAACTTCGTTAACTATAGAAGAGAAGTACAAAGATTTTATGAATAAGAATGCTCAACTAATACATCATATTCCACAAAAAGATATTGCCAATTTTCTAAGTATCAATCCTACTAACTTCTCGAAACTCATAAATAAAGTACCCATACAATAG